In Castanea sativa cultivar Marrone di Chiusa Pesio chromosome 6, ASM4071231v1, a single window of DNA contains:
- the LOC142639724 gene encoding uncharacterized protein LOC142639724, producing MGFHSRWISMIMSCVTSFIYSIRIDGDLQGRITPTSGLRQRDPLFPDLFLLCAESLSSLIHKSAEMGTLRGLQVCKRSPHITHLFFVDDSLLFCNATTADCDEVQRLLMVYERATDARKGRNPSYARRSILAAQPIIPQEMRWQIGNGKKVCIWKDKWTPFPSTYRVVSPQILLHEDTTVDTLINFDHASWRADLVRELFLNFEAEKILSIPLSTRMPLDKLVWAATPNGTFTVKSAYWIAMEMKEAKQEGTSDVCDQCGQSSETTSHVLLFCDFSRLYVGSSTTSLAQFMAIAWSIWRNRNGIRHGEQPKKKENLILEASRFISEFQAIQDPQAIQDPPIQSVCCSRTSWLPPVLSVYKANVDGAVFKNLSSAGMGVLIRDYKGQVVAALSQCLFAPLGPLKVEAKAMEAVVIFARDVGIQNIIFEGDSLQVYNCLHGSSKAPPAIANALNGILFHLQSFCSFNFSHIRREGNKPAHIIAQHAKLVDDFVAWVEETPSFLETVITCDVLDSI from the exons ATGGGTTTTCATTCTAGGTGGATTTCTATGATTATGAGCTGTGTAACTTCTTTCATATACTCTATTCGCATTGATGGTGACCTTCAAGGGCGTATTACCCCAACTAGCGGTTTACGTCAAAGGGATCCTCTCTTtccagatttgtttttgttatgtGCAGAAAGTCTTTCATCTTTAATCCACAAATCAGCGGAGATGGGAACTCTTCGAGGTCTTCAGGTTTGCAAACGCAGCCCTCACATCACCCatcttttctttgttgatgACAGTTTATTGTTCTGTAATGCTACCACTGCTGATTGTGATGAAGTACAAAGACTGCTTATGGTCTATGAAAGGGCAACGG ATGCGCGAAAGGGTAGAAATCCATCTTATGCTCGGCGTAGCATCCTTGCAGCCCAGCCTATTATTCCACAAGAGATGCGTTGGCAAATTGGAAATGGTAAGAAGGTTTGTATTTGGAAGGATAAGTGGACACCTTTCCCATCTACATATAGGGTTGTGTCACCTCAAATTCTGCTACATGAAGACACAACAGTAGATACTCTTATTAACTTTGACCATGCGTCATGGAGGGCTGATCTTGTAAGGgaattattcttaaattttgaagcTGAAAAAATCTTAAGTATTCCTTTGAGTACTCGTATGCCTCTAGATAAATTAGTTTGGGCTGCCACACCTAATGGTACTTTTACAGTTAAAAGCGCTTATTGGATTGCTATGGAAATGAAAGAGGCAAAGCAAGAAGGAACTTCTG ATGTTTGTGACCAGTGTGGTCAGAGTAGTGAGACGACAAGTCATGTGCTGTTATTTTGTGACTTTTCCAG GTTGTATGTGGGATCATCAACTACTTCTCTTGCTCAGTTTATGGCAATCGCATGGAGTATATGGAGGAATAGGAATGGTATTCGACATGGTGAAcaaccaaagaaaaaggaaaatctgATCCTCGAAGCGTCAAGGTTTATCTCTGAGTTTCAAGCTATCCAAGACCCTCAAGCTATCCAAGACCCTCCAATACAATCTGTTTGTTGTTCTCGAACTAGTTGGTTACCTCCTGTGCTGAGTGTCTACAAAGCTAATGTGGATGGGGctgtttttaaaaatctttctAGTGCTGGAATGGGTGTTCTTATCCGGGATTATAAGGGTCAAGTTGTGGCAGCTTTAAGCCAATGTCTTTTTGCTCCTTTGGGTCCTCTTAAGGTTGAAGCCAAGGCAATGGAAGCAGTTGTAATTTTTGCAAGAGATGTTGGTATTCAGAATATTATATTTGAGGGGGACTCTTTGCAAGTCTACAACTGTTTACATGGAAGCTCCAAAGCCCCTCCTGCTATTGCTAATGCTCTTAATGGCATTTTGTTTCACCTTCaatctttttgttcttttaatttttcacatATTAGGAGGGAAGGAAACAAGCCTGCCCATATTATAGCTCAACATGCTAAATTAGTTGATGATTTTGTGGCATGGGTTGAGGAAACCCCCAGTTTCTTAGAAACTGTTATTACTTGTGATGTACTAGACTCTATATGA